The uncultured Desulfobulbus sp. genome window below encodes:
- a CDS encoding acyltransferase, protein MIIKKIVKKITFKTGKFIYLYKKICHPDGYEWASFLKKRNYFHSIGENCSIRPYTNITDPKYVKIGNNCQLSACTILGHDGSIAMINQAYNLKLDSVGKVIINDNVFIGHGAIVLPGVTIGPNAVVAAGSVVSKNVAENSIVAGVPARKIGTFNDFVEKIKIRTQQYPWNDIIQQREGAFDPALEPELVQRRVKYFFENEK, encoded by the coding sequence ATGATTATAAAAAAAATAGTAAAAAAAATCACATTTAAAACTGGAAAATTTATCTACTTATATAAAAAAATTTGTCATCCAGATGGATATGAATGGGCTTCTTTTTTAAAAAAAAGAAATTATTTTCATAGCATTGGTGAAAATTGCTCCATACGACCTTATACAAACATTACTGACCCTAAATATGTTAAAATTGGAAACAACTGCCAACTATCAGCCTGCACAATTTTAGGGCATGATGGATCTATTGCGATGATCAACCAAGCCTACAACTTAAAACTTGATTCTGTCGGAAAAGTTATCATCAATGATAATGTTTTTATAGGACATGGAGCCATAGTCCTTCCTGGAGTGACTATTGGGCCAAACGCTGTGGTTGCTGCAGGCAGTGTAGTATCAAAGAATGTTGCCGAAAACAGCATAGTTGCCGGTGTCCCGGCCCGTAAGATTGGCACTTTTAATGATTTTGTTGAAAAAATTAAAATTAGAACGCAACAATATCCTTGGAATGATATTATACAGCAAAGGGAGGGTGCTTTTGATCCGGCACTTGAACCAGAGCTAGTTCAACGAAGAGTGAAATATTTTTTTGAAAATGAAAAATAA
- a CDS encoding glycosyltransferase family A protein, which produces MKNNYILISPCRNEEQFMERTLDSVLVQTCQPTLWIIVDDGSTDRTPEILAEYSSKNPFIKIVTRQNRGHRSVGPGVIDAFYAGYQTVDINHFDFLCKLDLDLELPQGYFEELLRRMHAEPRLGCCSGKPYYIDPVNGNLVSEKCGDENAIGASKFYRKNCFLQIGGFARQVMWDGIDGHFCRMRGWIARSWDAPQLRFLHLRPMGSSHKGILTGRMRHGFGQYYMGTGLTYMIASALYRMTRPPYVTGGLAMLWGYIRSMVTGSERLEDPDFRIFLRSYQRACILRGKKMATLQLDQEGDSRWNPN; this is translated from the coding sequence ATGAAAAATAACTACATCCTCATATCACCCTGTCGCAATGAAGAGCAATTCATGGAGCGTACTCTGGACAGTGTCCTTGTGCAAACCTGTCAACCTACTTTATGGATCATTGTCGATGATGGTTCAACAGACCGTACACCTGAAATCCTAGCTGAATATTCTTCAAAAAATCCATTCATCAAAATCGTCACCCGCCAAAACCGCGGTCACCGCAGTGTAGGCCCTGGTGTTATCGATGCTTTTTATGCCGGTTATCAAACGGTAGACATTAATCATTTTGATTTCCTCTGCAAACTCGACTTGGACCTCGAACTACCCCAGGGTTACTTTGAAGAATTGTTGCGACGAATGCACGCTGAACCGCGTCTGGGTTGTTGTAGCGGCAAACCGTATTACATTGACCCAGTAAACGGCAATTTAGTCAGCGAAAAATGTGGCGATGAAAATGCAATAGGAGCAAGCAAATTTTACCGCAAAAATTGTTTTTTACAAATTGGCGGGTTTGCTCGGCAAGTGATGTGGGATGGCATTGATGGTCATTTTTGCCGTATGCGAGGGTGGATTGCCAGAAGTTGGGACGCCCCGCAACTCCGTTTTCTCCATCTGCGTCCAATGGGATCGAGCCATAAAGGTATTCTTACCGGTCGAATGCGGCATGGATTTGGTCAGTATTACATGGGCACCGGATTGACATACATGATCGCTTCAGCCCTGTACCGGATGACCCGCCCCCCATACGTAACTGGAGGATTAGCCATGCTTTGGGGATATATTCGCAGCATGGTCACCGGTTCCGAAAGGCTAGAAGATCCTGATTTTAGAATATTTCTAAGAAGTTATCAGCGAGCTTGCATTCTTCGTGGAAAAAAAATGGCGACGCTCCAATTAGACCAAGAGGGGGACAGTCGCTGGAACCCCAATTAA
- a CDS encoding glycosyltransferase, with protein MGGEIGIVIIGRNEGDRLKRCLQSAIQQTQAIVYVDSGSTDESVFHAESMGIDVIHLDMTEPFSAGRARNYGFHHLVQNYQVITYIQFIDGDCELVAGWLDFAQQQLEENGHWGVVAGRRRERFPERSIYNQLCDIEWNTPIGEARSCGGDFMVRVDAFLEVDGFNPKVIAGEEPELCYRLRQKGWKIWRLKHEMTIHDAAIMYFYQWWKRSVRSGHAYAQGVMLHGREQNRYCVSDSLRIWFWAFFLPIAIPFFSLKIHPSFSLFFMLYPLLFLKIMAQMKSRNTRLKFASAYSLFNIIGKIPQFAGQIVFFKRILFKKRITIIEYS; from the coding sequence ATGGGCGGAGAAATTGGTATTGTCATCATTGGTCGCAACGAAGGGGATCGCCTGAAACGTTGCTTACAAAGCGCCATTCAACAAACCCAAGCCATCGTATATGTTGACTCTGGATCAACAGATGAAAGCGTCTTCCATGCAGAATCGATGGGGATTGATGTTATACATCTTGATATGACCGAACCGTTCAGTGCCGGCAGAGCAAGGAACTACGGATTTCACCATCTCGTGCAAAACTATCAGGTGATAACGTATATTCAATTCATCGATGGCGACTGTGAGCTTGTTGCCGGATGGCTTGATTTTGCTCAACAACAATTAGAGGAAAATGGTCATTGGGGGGTAGTAGCAGGGAGAAGAAGAGAACGATTCCCGGAGAGGTCTATCTATAATCAACTTTGCGATATAGAATGGAATACACCGATTGGTGAGGCACGGTCCTGCGGGGGGGATTTCATGGTCCGGGTGGACGCTTTCCTTGAAGTGGATGGATTTAATCCGAAAGTTATTGCCGGTGAAGAACCCGAACTCTGCTATCGTCTTCGACAGAAAGGCTGGAAAATCTGGCGGTTAAAGCACGAGATGACAATACACGACGCCGCTATCATGTATTTTTATCAATGGTGGAAGCGTTCTGTCCGTAGCGGCCACGCCTATGCCCAGGGGGTCATGCTGCATGGCAGAGAACAAAACCGCTATTGCGTATCGGATTCATTGCGGATTTGGTTCTGGGCGTTCTTTCTGCCCATAGCCATCCCCTTTTTCTCTTTGAAGATTCACCCCAGCTTTTCTTTGTTCTTCATGCTCTACCCTCTTCTCTTTTTGAAGATTATGGCACAGATGAAATCAAGAAACACTCGGTTAAAATTTGCTTCAGCATACTCACTTTTTAATATTATAGGTAAAATCCCTCAGTTTGCAGGGCAAATCGTTTTTTTTAAAAGAATTCTTTTCAAGAAAAGAATAACTATTATAGAATACTCTTAA
- the tnpB gene encoding IS66 family insertion sequence element accessory protein TnpB (TnpB, as the term is used for proteins encoded by IS66 family insertion elements, is considered an accessory protein, since TnpC, encoded by a neighboring gene, is a DDE family transposase.), with translation MLLSSVPLHVYLATGVTDMRKSINGLSLIVAEQFELDPLSGHLFCFCNRRRDIIKILFWDRNGFCIWHKRLERDRFQWPQSEQEVMSLPGHALSWLLDGLSVEQADAHVPLSFCQI, from the coding sequence ATGTTGTTGTCCTCCGTTCCGCTGCACGTATATTTGGCCACCGGGGTAACGGACATGCGCAAATCGATCAACGGATTGTCGCTGATTGTTGCCGAGCAATTTGAGCTGGATCCCTTATCCGGTCATCTCTTTTGTTTTTGCAACCGGCGGCGTGATATCATTAAAATCCTTTTTTGGGACCGTAATGGGTTTTGTATCTGGCATAAACGGCTTGAGCGGGATCGTTTCCAGTGGCCGCAAAGTGAACAGGAGGTCATGAGTCTGCCAGGGCATGCTTTATCCTGGTTGCTGGATGGATTATCCGTCGAGCAGGCTGATGCTCATGTTCCGCTCTCCTTTTGCCAGATATAA
- the tnpB gene encoding IS66 family insertion sequence element accessory protein TnpB (TnpB, as the term is used for proteins encoded by IS66 family insertion elements, is considered an accessory protein, since TnpC, encoded by a neighboring gene, is a DDE family transposase.), translated as MIFENKNDARVFLALGATDMRKSINGLSLLVEEQFAMNLFTGNLFAFCNRRQDLVKILYWDGNGFCVWMKRLEEDHFRWPNSEEDVLEIHASALSWLLNGLDLRQAHRPLAYESVS; from the coding sequence ATGATCTTTGAAAACAAGAATGATGCACGTGTCTTTCTCGCCTTAGGGGCAACGGACATGCGGAAATCGATCAACGGACTGTCGCTGCTTGTCGAGGAACAGTTTGCAATGAATCTCTTCACCGGAAACCTGTTTGCGTTTTGCAATCGAAGACAAGATCTGGTGAAGATTCTCTATTGGGACGGCAACGGCTTTTGCGTATGGATGAAACGCCTGGAGGAGGATCATTTCCGCTGGCCGAACAGTGAGGAGGACGTCTTGGAGATTCATGCAAGTGCCCTGAGTTGGTTACTCAACGGACTTGATCTACGTCAGGCTCATCGCCCGTTGGCCTATGAATCTGTGTCGTGA
- a CDS encoding glycosyltransferase family 2 protein, translating to MKTAIILVNYRTPKLVCDCLLSLRKEIASIQGAVIIVDNNSGDDSTQYINNFIEKHAWQHWVTLLPQQHNLGFAGANNLALHHVFAQNSSVDFFWLLNPDTVVREGAGLHLTNFLTANPTVGIAGSRLEDDDGTPQISAFRHHSIISEFLSGMRLGYLDKLFSNWVVAHPPVAEIPQPTDWLAGASMMVRREVFTETGFLDDGYFLYFEEEDFCKKAEDAGWSSWYVPDSRVVHLVGMASGFSDHRRKAPRRPGYWFESRRRFFLKNYGKYTLAFADLAWMLGYSFWRVRRCLQGKPNTAPPCFLRDFFSHSIFCKGFHL from the coding sequence ATGAAGACAGCCATCATTCTCGTCAACTATCGTACGCCCAAATTAGTCTGTGATTGTCTCCTTAGTTTGCGTAAAGAAATCGCTTCGATACAAGGAGCTGTCATCATCGTGGACAATAATTCAGGCGACGATTCCACCCAATATATAAATAATTTTATTGAAAAACATGCATGGCAGCACTGGGTAACCCTTTTACCTCAACAGCACAATCTAGGTTTTGCAGGCGCCAATAACCTTGCATTGCACCATGTTTTTGCTCAGAATTCATCTGTGGATTTTTTCTGGCTGCTGAACCCCGATACCGTCGTTCGTGAAGGGGCAGGACTACATCTTACTAATTTCCTGACAGCCAATCCAACAGTAGGAATCGCCGGCAGTCGTCTGGAGGACGATGACGGGACTCCGCAAATTTCAGCCTTCCGTCATCATTCCATTATCAGTGAATTTTTATCTGGAATGCGGCTTGGGTATCTCGACAAACTTTTCAGCAATTGGGTTGTTGCCCACCCCCCGGTTGCAGAAATACCGCAACCCACTGATTGGCTCGCAGGAGCCTCAATGATGGTACGTAGAGAGGTCTTCACTGAAACAGGTTTTTTAGACGACGGTTATTTTCTCTATTTTGAAGAAGAAGATTTCTGCAAAAAAGCAGAGGATGCTGGCTGGTCGTCTTGGTACGTGCCGGATAGTCGCGTGGTCCACCTAGTCGGCATGGCGAGTGGTTTTTCCGACCACCGCAGAAAAGCACCACGAAGGCCTGGATACTGGTTTGAATCAAGGCGGAGGTTCTTTTTGAAAAATTACGGCAAATATACACTTGCTTTCGCTGACTTGGCCTGGATGCTGGGTTATAGTTTTTGGAGAGTTCGTCGTTGTTTGCAAGGCAAACCCAACACCGCCCCACCTTGTTTTCTGAGAGATTTTTTCTCGCATAGCATTTTTTGCAAAGGGTTTCATTTATGA